The Christiangramia flava JLT2011 region CGGAATTTCAATTTATCCAAACGGAGATCAGCAGGAATTCGTAGACAAGAGCGCCCTGCCAACTACAAACCTTGGTATTAACACTCGTGCGGAATACAAGAACTTTGACGCATCTTTGTTCTTCTCTGGGCAGTACGGTTTCTATATTTATAACAACACCGCGAACGCCTTCTTTACAGCAGGTAGTATCAACAGTGGTCGAAATGTGACGACTGATGTACTGACCTCGGGTGAATCTCCAGCGAACGCTCCAGACGTATCTACAAGATTCCTGGAAAAAGGTGATTTCTTAAGACTTCAGAACGCCAGCATTGGTTATACTTTTGATCTGAATGAGAATTCATTCCTGGATAACCTGAGACTGTATGTAAATGGTCAAAACCTGTTTGTGATTACAGATTATAGTGGACTTGATCCGGAAGTTAACACGCAGACTCCTTTGAACAATCTGCCAACAGCCGGGATCGATTATACCTCTTTCCCAAGGCCAAGAACATTCACTTTCGGTTTAAATGCTAAATTCTAAAAAATTGATAATGAAAAATTATAGATTAAATTTAATAGTCGCGGCCTTCTGTGCGTTGGGAATCAGTTCCTGTACAGACCTCGAGATCGAGGAGACCGATTCGATAATTGTAAACCAGACAGGGGAGTTCACCGGGGTTTCAGATGTTGATGCGACCTTAAACGGTATTTATGATGCCGTACGCGGACAGCTGGAAAACCAGGCAAACCTGTATGCACTGAACGAAGTAAGTTCAGATGAATATTTAGTGCCTACTCGTGGAACCGACTGGGGAGATAACGGGGTTTGGAGAACTTTGCACCAGCATTCCTGGTCGCCAATTCACCCGTACGTGCGTGATGTATGGAACGAACAGAACTCAAATGTTTTCCGTACTACGGAAGTAATTGATTCCAGAAGTAATCCATCTGCCTCTCAGGAAGCAGAGGCTCGTTTTCTTCGTGCCTTCAGTATGTTTTGGGTGATGGATCTTTACGGGCAGGTGCCTTTTAGAGAGCCAGACGAAGGAATCGATGTAGATCCTCGAGTACTTACAAGAACTGAAGCTTTTGATTTTATCGTGAATGACCTGAATGTGGCAGTTTCCAATTTGGAAGCTGTTGGACCGGGAACTGGAACGAATAAGGCTACTAAAGCAGCTGCTCATTTCCTATTGGCAAAATTATACCTTAATAAGCATATTTACACCGGTTCAGGTTCTCCTGCTGCCAGTGATATGCAGGAAGTGGTGAGCCATGTCGATGCTATTGAAGGCATGGGCTTTGGATTGGTTGACGGATATTTCGGGATTTTCTCTGATAAGATCGATAATGAAACTATCTGGTACACCAATTCAGGTGTTGGAAACGTGATCTGGAATACATTGCATTATAACCAAACAACTCCGGCTAACAGTGGTGGAGGATGGAATGGTTTCACCACACTTTCTGAATTTTATGATCTTTTTGAAGGAGATCCAAACTCCAATTACGAAGGTGACGGCCAGGAAGAAAGACGTGGTTTTGTTCCAAAAGCCGGTAGCGCTGTTGGAGTAGATTTCGACGGTGACGGTGTGCCAGATGACCTGGATGAAGACGGCGACGGAATGCTTGACGGTTCACAAATTGGTTTCGGTCTTCTAATTGGCCAGCAATACGCGATCGATGGTTCCAAGCTTCAGGCTGAAGTTGGTAAAGACCTTATTTTCACCAAAGAATTACCAGGACTGCTTGGTAACGGGCAGAGCACTGGAGTTCGTATGTTGAAATATCACCCATCCAACGGGTCGTACACCGGTCATAAAATCATCTTCCGTTATGCAGATGCTTTATTGATGAAGGCTGAAGCAGCTATGAACGGCGGTGGCGGTGATGCACTGGAGATCGTTAACGAGTTAAGAACGATTCGTAAAGCCACTCCATTAACTTCAGTTTCAGCTGATGATCTTATCGATGAACGAGGTAGAGAGATGTACGGAGAGTTCTGGAGAAGGAATGACCTGATCCGTTTCGGTAAGTTTACTGAAACCTGGGAATTCAAAGATAATACGGAAGAATTCAGAACATTATTCCCAATCCCGGCTTCGGCAATTATTTCCAATCCGAACTTAACGCAAAATCCGGGTTATTAATTACTTAGGTAACCAAAATAGGAAAGAGGGCTTCGGCCCTCTTTTTTGTTATAGATTTGTTAAAAAATTTACATCAGTTTTTATATATTCGAAGAAATTAAAGGGCAGATTTGTGTGATGGATAAATATTTCAGGTTTTTTTTAGTAATTACCTGCATCTGCTTTTTTGCGTCATGCAAGAAAGACTCTTTCTTATTTGAAAGATTGCCCGCTTCTCAAACCGGCATCAGCTTTTCGAATGATCTTGATCCGGAATCTCCGTTTAATATTTTCAATTATCTCTATTACTACAATGGCGCGGGTGTTGCCGCGGCCGATTTTAACCGGGACGGCCTCATCGACCTGTATTTTACCGGCAATCAAACTGCTGATAGGCTATATCTCAATAAAGGCAATTTTCAGTTTGAAGACGTGACAAGCCTTACCGGGATCGATAATACTTCCGGCTGGACGACCGGTGTCTCCAATGTAGATATTAATAATGATGGTTTGATGGACCTGTATGTTTGCAAGGTCAGTGAACTGTCAGATCCGCGTGATCACAATCGCTTGTATCTGAATCTGGGAGTAGACGGCAACGGCGTTCCGAAATTTAAGGAACAAGCTGAAGCATTTGGTTTGGCTTTTCAGGGATATTCCACACAGTCGGCTTTTTTTGATTATGACCTGGATGGTGATCTGGATATGTATTTGCTCAATCATTCCACGCATCCCAATCGCAATTATGGCCGCGGTTCAAAAAGAAATTCCGTGGATGCCAAATCTGGCGACCGGCTGTACGAAAATGAAAATGGAAAATTTCGAGATGTCTCTGCCGAAGTCGGTTTGCACCAGGGAATTATTGGTTACGGGCTTGGAATTTCAGTGGGCGATCTCAACGCTGATGGTTTCCCCGATCTCTACATAGGGAATGATTTTTTTGAAAATGATTACGTCTATATCAACCAGCAGGATAAAACTTTCCGCGATATTAATGCGGAAGAGCACGGAGGTATTGGTCACACCACTCATTTCTCTATGGGCAATGACATCGCCGATGTGAATAACGACGGCCTGCCTGATATTCTTTCTTTGGATATGCTTCCGCAGGATCTGGAGACCTATAAAACTTCTGGTCTCGAACATCCTTACCAGACCTACAGCAATTACCTGAGAAATGGTTTCAACCCGCAATACATGCAAAATACCTTGCAGCTAAATAATGGTTCCGGTTTTTCAGAAACAGCCTTTTTGAGCGGTATTGCAGCTTCTGAATGGTCATGGGGAGCCTTGTTTGCTGATTTTGACAACGATTCCTTCCAGGATGTTTACATTACCAACGGGATCAAGGGCGCTACGAACGACATGGATTATATCCGGTTTATTTCGAATGAAAAAATTCAGAAACAGCTAAGCCAGGGTGAAAATGCAAATTTTGAAAAGATCATCCAGGAACTTCCGGAGAAAAAGGTGCCAAATTGCTTTTTTCAGAATAATGGAGATCATGTTTTTGAAGATCGCAATGGGGAGTGGATCGAAAATATTTCCAGTTTCAGCCACGGCTTTGTTTATGCCGATCTCGACAATGATGGGAACCTGGACCTGGTGGTGAATAATACCGATGAGGAAGCTTTCGTATATAGAAATAATATGAACTCAGAAAGCACCAATTTCCTGGATGTTGAACTTAACGGTTCGGCTAATAACAGAAACGGGATAGGCGCGAAAGTATTTGTTTACACTAAAGGCAATCTACAGTTTCGGGAGCATTATCTCACGCGCGGCTATCTTTCATCGCTGGCCCCAGGATTACATTTTGGTTTGGACAAGCATAAGAAAATAGATTCTTTAAGGATCGTTTGGCCAGATGCTTCTTCAGAAATTCTTCGATCGGTAGCAGCCAATCAAAAGCTGGTGTTGGACTATAGCAATGCCGTAAAGGCTCCCAGCAAGCCTGTCAGAAAAGAAAACTCTAACTTTCTAGAGCCAAAAGATGCTGTTTTTGATTATGTGCATGAAGAGCAGTCCAGCTTAGAATTTAACCGCGAAGTGCTCATTCCTTATGCATCGACGAATCTTTCTCCGCGTTGTAGCGTGGGTGATTTGAATAATGACGGATTGGAAGATATCATTTTTGGCGGCGGAAAATCTCAGCAAGCAGAAGTTTATTTGCAGGATCTGGAAGGAACATTTACAAAATTGGAAAATATGCTCGCTGGCAATGCGATTGCTGAGAACACTGATCAGGTGATTTTTGATGCTAATGGCGATGGCCTCAACGATATCCTGATGGTTTCCGGAGGAAATGAATTTCAGAAAGGAGCTGCGCTGAAGCCAAGATTGTACTTTCAGGAAAATGGCAAATTTACAGAAGACAGCCTGGCTTTTCAAAATATCGAACTGAATGCGTCCCGCGTGAAGGCCGTTGATTTTAATAATGACGGCGCCCTGGATGTTGCGATAAGCGCTGATGTGGTTCCCGGAAAATTTGGGGAAATCCCGCGGCAGTATTTATTCCTGAATAACGGGAAAGGTCAGTTTTCTGATGTTACCCAGCAGTTTTCTGAAGATTTTGGAAGTGCAGGAATGGTGCATGATATGGAATGGATAGACCTGAATCAGGATGGTTTTCTAGACGTGGTGCTAGCCGGCTACTGGATGCCCATCACCATTTTGATCAATGAAAAAGGTAGATCTTTACGAAAACTGGATAGTCAACTTGGAAATAGCAATGGCTGGTGGAACTGTATTCGCGTTGCCGATTTTGACCAGGACGGTGATTTGGACCTGGTTGCAGGAAACTGGGGGTTGAACAGTAGGCTGGAAGCTTCGGTGGAACAACCATTGAGTTTGTACCTGAATGATTTTGACGAGAATGGTTCGAAAGATCCGGTTATCACGTATTTTTATAAAAATGAGGAAACTCCTTTTGCTTCCAAAGACGAGCTGGATCGCCAGATGCCATTTCTGAAGAAAAAATTCACCACCTACCAGTCATATGCACAGGCTGAATTTTCTTCTATCTTTCCGGAGGAAAAGCTGGAAAACGCGAGTCTTCGTAAGGTTTACGAATTGGGAAGCTGCTATTTTGAGAATACGGGAGATCTTCAGTTTAAAAAGCACCGTCTGGGATTTGAAGCTCAGGTTTCTTCGGTTTTTGACATCGCGGTGGAAGATTTTAATGGCGATGGTTTCCCAGATCTGTACCTGGTTGGGAATAATTACGAAATCAGTACGCAATTGGGGAGGTTGGATGCACTTCATGGAGCTTTGCTTTTAAATAATTCCGAAGGAGCATTCAAAAATTCAACAAATACACCGTTCCTTCAGGGGCCGGCGAGAAATATTCAAAAAATCAATATTAACGGCCGGCCGCATCTTGTGGTGACCTTCAATGGAGGTGAACCGGCCGTTCTGGAACTTAATCTATCAGAAAATGAACATAAAGACTAATTGGATATCCTGTTTTTTAGGATTGGGAATCGCGTTATTTTCAGCCTGTAAATCTGATGATCGGAAAGAAGAAAAGAGCGCTTCCGAAGAACTGAATGAAAATGCCCTTTTCACGCTGATGTCTGCTGATTCTACCGGAGTCGATTTTTTCAATGAGGTCAAGAACAAACCTGATTTCAACATTTTCAGGTACCGGAATTTCTACAACGGCGGTGGCGTGGCCATTGGAGACATCAACAATGACGGGCTTCCGGATATTTATTTCACCGGAAACATGACCAGCAATAAGCTGTACCTGAACAAAGGAAATTTTCAGTTTGAAGATATTACAGAAAGGGCTGGAGTTGCCGGCAACAAACCCTGGTCTACCGGCGTGAATATGGTTGATATCAATAATGACGGCCTGTTGGATATCTATGTGAGCAATGCCGGGAACATGGAAGGTGACAACCACAATAACGACCTGTTCATTAATAACGGCGATCTCACGTTCACTGAAATGGCCAAAGAATACAACCTTGCCGAAACGGGATTTAGCACGCATGCCGCGTTCTTCGATTATGACAAAGATGGGGATCTGGACGCCTATATCTTGAATAACAGCAATATTCCTGTAAGCAGCCTTGGGTATGCGGAACAGCGAAACGTTCGGGCCCAGGACTGGGAGGGCGTTCCAAAGATCTTCCGTGGGGTTGGCGATATGCTTTTAAGAAATGATGACGGGAAGTTTACTGATGTTAGCGAGGAGGCCAATATCTACGGAAGCCTGATCGGTTTCGGTCTTGGCGTCATGGTAAGCGATTTCAACAACGACCTGTATCCCGATATTTACGTTTCCAACGATTTTTACGAAAGAGATTACCTATACATCAACAACCAGGATGGTACTTTTACGGAAGATATTGAAAACTGGACTTCGCACCTGTGTCTTTCGGCGATGGGAATTGATATGGCCGATATCAATAATGATGGTTTTGCCGATATTTTTATTACTGATATGCTTCCCGATTCGGAAGAACGGGTAAAATCAGTTATGGAATTTGAGGGGTATAACGTCTTTAAACTGAAACAAAGTAAGGACTTTTTTCAGCAGTATATCCACAATACACTACAGCTGAACAACGGGAACAATTCCTTTTCTGAAATTGCCCATTTTAGCGGCGTGGAAAGTACCGATTGGAGCTGGGCCGGCCTCATTTTTGACATGGATAACGACGGTCTTCGTGATATTTACGTGACTAACGGGATCAACCATGACCTTACCGATCTCGATTTTGTACAGTTTTTTGCCAATGAGATCATTCAGAAAATGGCTCTTACAGGGAAAAAAGAGGCGATAGACAGCATTATCAAGAAAATGCCGGTGACACCATTGCCCAACTATGCATTTCACAATACTGGCGACCTGAAATTCAAAGATGCAGCGAAAGATTGGGGAATGGGAACACCCAGTTTATCAAACGGTTGTGCTTACGGTGACCTGGATAATGATGGTGACCTGGATCTGGTGGTCAATAATGTGAATATGACCTCTTTTGTATATCGCAATAATTCTGAAAAACACAAGGGACATAACTTTCTGCGGTTGAAATTAAAAGGTTCTGAAAAGAACCAGTTTGGCATTGGCAGCATCATCCGGCTTTATCACGGTGAAGAAGTTATGATGCAGGAACAAAATCCCTCGCGAGGGTTTCAGTCTTCTATGGATTATGTGCTGAATATTGGCCTCGGAAAGACCGAAAATATTGATTCCCTCCGGATCGTATGGCCTAATAACAGGTCGCAACTTTTAAAGAATATTCCCGTAAACCAGCTTTTAACACTGGATATCCAGAAGGCGAATGAAGCATATAAAGCCCCGAAACCAGAAAAAAAACAAAGATTACTTACAGAAATTCCAAACCAGTCACTGGAAAGTCACCAGGAGAACAGTTATACTGATTTTGATTACGAAGGAATGATCTATAAAAAACTTTCGCAGGAAGGTCCGGCAATGGCTGTTGGTGATATAAACGGAGATGGAAACGAAGATGTATTCATTGGGGGCGCAAAAAAACAGCCCGGTACCATTTACCTGAATCGTGGGAATGGCAAACTTCAGAAAAGCGTTCAGAAAAACCTGGATGCCGATTCCAATTATGAAGATACTGCAGCCGCCTTTTTCGACGCTGATGGTGACGGGGACCTGGATTTGATGATTGGGTCCGGCGGAAACGAGATCGGCGAGGAGAAGAATTACCGTCCCCGATTATATTTGAATGACGGGAAAGGCAATTTTAGCAATACAGATAAAACCATCCCGGCCGTCAACCAGAATATTTCCGCGATCGCACCTTATGATTTTGATGGCGATGGCGACATGGATATTTTTGTGGCATCGCGCAGTGTAGCGGTGAATTACGGAATTGATCCGCAGCATTTGTTCCTAGAAAATCGTGGAAATGGGGAGTTTGTGAACGCAACGGAGCGCATTGCTTATGATCTCAAATACGCCGGAATGATTACCGCTGCCATCTGGGAAGATATAAATGGCGATGGAAAGAAAGACCTTGTAACGGTTTCTGATTGGGGAGCGCCACGGGTTTTTACCAATTCCGGTAGACGCCTGAGCTACCTGAAAAGCAACCTCCAGGATTACGAGGGCTGGTGGAATACGGTGGAAGCGGCAGATCTTGATAATGACGGGGATATGGACCTTGTGCTGGGTAATAAAGGCGAAAATGTGCCCTACAAAACTTCTGAAAAGGAGCCGATGAAAATGTGGGTAAACGATTTTGACAATAACGGAACCATTGAACAGATCGTTACCAAACAAAAAGACGGGAAGGATTATCCCTTGCATATGAAAAGCGAAATGATCTCGCAGCTTGTTTTCTTAAAGAAAGGAAACCTGAAAGCTTCAGATTATGCCAAAAGGACGATACAGGAGTTAATTCCTTCAGACAGGATCAAGAATTCAATCATTAAAAAAGCAGTGATTTCTGAATCAGTGATCGCAGTCAATGATGGCAACGGTCAGTTCCGAATTCAGAAACTGCCTGCCCGTGCCCAGTTTTCCTGTGTTTGCGGAATTACCTGTACGGATGTGAACAACGACGGAAACCTGGACCTGGTAATGGGCGGTAATGATTTCGAGTTTAAACCACAGTTTTCACGCCTGGATGCCAGCTACGGAAATGTTTTACTGGGGGATGGAAAAATGAATTTTGACTGGCAGGATTATTCGAAAAGTGGTTTTAATATTAAGGAAGAAATCAAATTCCTGAAGCAATTCCATGATAAGAACGGCAAGACTTTCGTAATCGCAGCTATTAACAATGAAAAACCTAGAGTTTTTGAGATCAATTAAATTTTCGGCAATTTGTTTCGGCCTGATGGCAATTGTTTCCTGCCAGAAGGAACAGGAATCGGAGGTTCCTGAGACATTCTTCAGCAATCCTTCCGCAGAAGAAACCGGTCTGAACTTTACCAACCAGCTAACGGAAAACCGGGATGCGAATATTCTCGACTACCTGTATTTTTACAACGGCGGGGGGGTAAGTATTGGCGATATCAATAATGATGGACTGGCCGATATTTATCTTACGGGTAACCAGGTAAAAAATAAATTGTTTCTGAATAAAGGCAATTTTGAATTTGAAGACGTAACAGAAGAAGCCGGAGTTGCCGGTGAAAGCAGCTGGAATACAGGTTGTACGATGGCCGACGTGAATGGCGACGGACTCCTGGATATTTATGTTTCAGCAGTAGTTGGCGTTAATGGATTTCGCGGTCACAATGAGTTATTCATTAACAATGGTGATCTTACCTTCACTGAAATGTCGGCCAAATACGGGCTTAATGAGGAAAGTTTTTCGTCTCAGGCAGCTTTTTTCGATTTTGATAATGACGGCGATTTAGATGTGTATATTTTAAATCATGCCGTGCACACCAATGAATCTTTTGGGCCTTCGAGCATTCGCGAAAAACGAGTGTATGAAAGTGGCGACAAGCTGATGCGCAACGATGGCGGGAAATTTACCGATATCAGTGAGGAAGCGGGAATCTTTGGTGGTGCTAACAGTTATGGTTTGGGACTTACTACGGCCGATTTTAATAACGACGGCTTTACAGATATCTACGTGGGGAATGATTTTCACGAAGATGATTATTTCTATATCAACAACGGCGATGGCACATTTAGCGAGAGCCTGAAAGATCAGTTTGGGCATATTTCCCGTTTTTCAATGGGCAACGATGCTGCAGATATCAATAATGACGGCTATGTAGACCTCATGACCCTGGATATGCTGGCGGAAGATGAAACCGTACTCAAAGCAAGTGCCGGTGACGATAGTTACAACGTACATGAACTGAAAACCGGGAAATTGGGTTACCAGCCACAATATACCCGTAATATGCTACAGCTGAATAATCACGGCCAGTTCTTTACCGAAACCGCGCTTATGAGCGGCGTCGCTGCTACTGACTGGAGTTGGGGGCCACTTTTTGCTGATTATGACCAGGACGGGAAAATAGATCTGTTCATTACCAATGGAATTCCGAAACGACCGAACGATCTGGATTACGTTAAGTTCATTTCAAATGAGCAGATACAGAAAAAACTGGATCAAACCACTCTGGTCGATAACCAGGCGTTGGACCTGATGCCTGAAGGCAGGGTTACCAATTATTTCTTTCGTGGAATGGGAAACGGAATGTTCGAAGATGATACTAAAAACTGGATCAAGAACGATTCGATTATTTCTACAGGTGTAGCTTATGGCGATCTGGACAACGACGGAGATCTCGATATCGTGACCAACAACGTGAACAGCCCGGTTAGCATTTATCGCAATGACCAGGCAGATGGAAATTATCTACAGGTAAGTTTCAGAAATGATTCTGGTAATACCTTTGGGATCGGTTCCACTGGCGTGTTATTTACAAGCGAAGGAACCCAAATCCGGCAATTATATGCCACCAGATCCTACCAGTCAGCTTCCCAACCTATTCTACACTTTGGAATTCCGAAAGACGTGAAAATAGATTCTTTACACCTGGAATGGCCTGGAGGAAAGTCCTTGACTTTGAAAAATGTCAAACCAAATCAATTGTTACAGGTTCATTATAAGGATTTTATTCAAGATACTGATTTTAAGAATTTTAAATACAATAATGAGAGCCAACTATTTAAGTTACTGGCCAATGATTTTGGCTTGAATTATGAACACCTGGAAAATGATTTCAGTGATTTTGATATGCAGAAACTGATTCCTCATAAGTTTTCTGATCTTGGTCCTGCAGTAACAGTTGCTGATGTTAATAATGACGGATTGGAAGATGTTTTTTTCGGGGCCTCCCGTTTCCAACCGGCGCAGATTTTTATCCAGGGAACTGATGGTTTCCACGCTAAAAGCTATGAAAGTATTGCTGAAGATTCCCTTGCCGAAGATGTTTCCGCTACTGCGGGAGATTTCAATAACGATGGAAAAATAGACATTTTGGTAGCTTCCGGTGGAGGAGAATCGGTTGGGGCGAATAACTGGCTGTTAGATCGATTGTATCTTGGTACTGAAAATGGTTTTGTAAAAGACACTCTTTTCCCGGAAACCTTTGCCAATTCATCGATAGTCAAATCAGCCGATTTCGATAAAGACGGTGACCTGGATGTATTTATTGGCGCAAATTCAGTTAATTATGACTACGGAAATATGCCAAAATCTGCATTGCTTCTAAATGAAAATAGACAGTTCACGAAACTTCAGCATGCAGAATTTGAGAATATCGGGATGGTGAACGATGCCAGCTGGACAGACTTCGATCAGGACGGTAACCTGGATTTGATCTTGGTAGGAGAGTGGATGTCACCACGGTTTTTCAGAAATAACAGTGGAAAATTTGAGGACGTGACACAAGACTTGATTTCCGAAAAGCTGAATGGTATGTGGCAAAGCATCCAGCCATTTGATGCAGATGGCGATGGGGATGAAGATTATCTTTTGGGTAACTGGGGACTGAATACCAAGCTGAAAGCTGATGAGAAAACGCCTCTGCGGATGTATTACAGTGATTTTGATGGGAATGGCCTTACTGAAACGTTGATCGCTGCTGAAAAAAATGATAAATATTATTTCATTGGAGGTCTGGACGATCTTTCCGCGCAACTAAGCACCTTATTGAGGAAACGATTTACTTCCTATCAAAAATTTGCGGGGAAAGCCGTGAATGAGATCTTCACTCCTGAAGAACTGAATGATGCGACCTTGTTCGAGATTCACACGCTGGCTTCCGGTTACCTCGAAAACAGGGATGGAAAATTCGTTTTCCACGCTTTCCCTTCCCAGCTGCAGGTTGCACCGATTAGAAGCATGCTTCGCTATGATTTCGATCAAGATGGAAAAGAAGAAGTTCTTTTTGCGGGAAACTATTTCGGTGTTACCCCGTATCACGGTAAGTTCGACGGTTTAGGCGGACTCCTTTATTTTAACAAGGATAAAATTCTGAATTCCGTTGAAATTGGTTTAAATTTATCACAAAATTCTGTTAAAAATCTTTCAGTAATTGAAATAGGGAAGAAGCCATATTTGCTGGTAACTTCCAATAATTCCAAAGTCTTATTGTATGAAATTACATCGGTCAATGAATAAAATCCTGGTTTTTGCGATGCTATCGTTCTTACTGATCTCCTGTTCTGAAAAGCAAGAGATCGAAGTTACGGCAAACGATTTTCACAATGCCAATGATTATGTGAGTAAGACGATGGTCCATGATATTTTTTCACCGCCGGTTGCCAGCCGCGTATACGCTTATACCAATATCGCCGCATATGAGACCATAGCTCAGTTTGATCCTGCCTACCAGAGTCTTGCCGGACAGCTTACCAATCTCAAGCCAGTGCCCGCACCGGAATCTGAAAAAACAAATGGCAAGATCGCCGCGCTTGTGGCTTTTTATGATATTGGCACGAGCCTGGTTTTTTCCGAAGATATGCTGAAGTCTAAAAGAGACAGTATTTTCCAGAACTGGAAGGAAATAGATGAAGAAACATTCAAGGTTTCCGAAGCTTATGGCCTTAAAGTCGCACAGCATATCAAAGACTGGATGAAACAGGATAATTACGCTGAAACTCGTACCATGCCTAAATTTTCGGTTCATACGGAAGAAGAGGCAAGATGGCAGCCCACTCCGCCTTCCTATATGGATGGGATCGAGCCACACTGGATGAAAATTCGTCCTTTCGCAATCAACGCAGCAGATCAGTTTAAGCCTGCGCCGCCTCCGGAATTTTCCATGGAGGAAGGCAGCAAATTCCATAATGAACTAATGGAAGTTTATAATATCCGGGAAGAGATTGCCGAAGATGAGGAAAACAGTGAGAAAATGGCTATTGCTAAATTCTGGGACTGTAACCCGTATGTTTCCATTCTTCGAGGTCACCTGATGTTTGCAACCAAGAAAATTACACCGGGAGGTCACTGGATCGGGATCACCAAGATCGCCTGCAAAAAAGCCGATGCTGATTTTGATAAATCTGTTTATGCCTATGCAAAAACTTCCGTAGCCATTGCTGATGCTTTCATTAGCTGTTGGGACGAAAAATACCGTAGCAACCTGGTGAGGCCAGAAACCCTCATCAATAAGTACGTAGATGAAAACTGGCAATCTGTACTGCAAACTCCGCCATTTCCGGAGTACACCAGCGGTCATTCGGTCGTTTCCGGAGCCGCAGCGATTTCGCTAACCAGTATTTTCGGTGATAATTTCGCTTTTGATGATGATACGGAAGAAGATTTTGGTTTACCAATGCGTTCTTTCAAATCTTTCAATGAAGCTTCGGCAGAAGCTGCGAGAAGCAGGCTTTATGGCGGGATTCATTATCGTTCGGCCATTGAAGTTGGTCTTGTACAGGGACGTGCGCTAGGGAATTTCGTGGTGAATAAGCTTCAAATGACCTCAGAAAAAGAGGCAGATGGAGAAATTGCTTCGAAATAGATGAATAAGATCGTTTCTATTGTGCTGTTCCTGCTTATCGCCGGCATGATCTGGTTTTTCTTCGTGAAGCAGTAT contains the following coding sequences:
- a CDS encoding RagB/SusD family nutrient uptake outer membrane protein is translated as MKNYRLNLIVAAFCALGISSCTDLEIEETDSIIVNQTGEFTGVSDVDATLNGIYDAVRGQLENQANLYALNEVSSDEYLVPTRGTDWGDNGVWRTLHQHSWSPIHPYVRDVWNEQNSNVFRTTEVIDSRSNPSASQEAEARFLRAFSMFWVMDLYGQVPFREPDEGIDVDPRVLTRTEAFDFIVNDLNVAVSNLEAVGPGTGTNKATKAAAHFLLAKLYLNKHIYTGSGSPAASDMQEVVSHVDAIEGMGFGLVDGYFGIFSDKIDNETIWYTNSGVGNVIWNTLHYNQTTPANSGGGWNGFTTLSEFYDLFEGDPNSNYEGDGQEERRGFVPKAGSAVGVDFDGDGVPDDLDEDGDGMLDGSQIGFGLLIGQQYAIDGSKLQAEVGKDLIFTKELPGLLGNGQSTGVRMLKYHPSNGSYTGHKIIFRYADALLMKAEAAMNGGGGDALEIVNELRTIRKATPLTSVSADDLIDERGREMYGEFWRRNDLIRFGKFTETWEFKDNTEEFRTLFPIPASAIISNPNLTQNPGY
- a CDS encoding VCBS repeat-containing protein; its protein translation is MPASQTGISFSNDLDPESPFNIFNYLYYYNGAGVAAADFNRDGLIDLYFTGNQTADRLYLNKGNFQFEDVTSLTGIDNTSGWTTGVSNVDINNDGLMDLYVCKVSELSDPRDHNRLYLNLGVDGNGVPKFKEQAEAFGLAFQGYSTQSAFFDYDLDGDLDMYLLNHSTHPNRNYGRGSKRNSVDAKSGDRLYENENGKFRDVSAEVGLHQGIIGYGLGISVGDLNADGFPDLYIGNDFFENDYVYINQQDKTFRDINAEEHGGIGHTTHFSMGNDIADVNNDGLPDILSLDMLPQDLETYKTSGLEHPYQTYSNYLRNGFNPQYMQNTLQLNNGSGFSETAFLSGIAASEWSWGALFADFDNDSFQDVYITNGIKGATNDMDYIRFISNEKIQKQLSQGENANFEKIIQELPEKKVPNCFFQNNGDHVFEDRNGEWIENISSFSHGFVYADLDNDGNLDLVVNNTDEEAFVYRNNMNSESTNFLDVELNGSANNRNGIGAKVFVYTKGNLQFREHYLTRGYLSSLAPGLHFGLDKHKKIDSLRIVWPDASSEILRSVAANQKLVLDYSNAVKAPSKPVRKENSNFLEPKDAVFDYVHEEQSSLEFNREVLIPYASTNLSPRCSVGDLNNDGLEDIIFGGGKSQQAEVYLQDLEGTFTKLENMLAGNAIAENTDQVIFDANGDGLNDILMVSGGNEFQKGAALKPRLYFQENGKFTEDSLAFQNIELNASRVKAVDFNNDGALDVAISADVVPGKFGEIPRQYLFLNNGKGQFSDVTQQFSEDFGSAGMVHDMEWIDLNQDGFLDVVLAGYWMPITILINEKGRSLRKLDSQLGNSNGWWNCIRVADFDQDGDLDLVAGNWGLNSRLEASVEQPLSLYLNDFDENGSKDPVITYFYKNEETPFASKDELDRQMPFLKKKFTTYQSYAQAEFSSIFPEEKLENASLRKVYELGSCYFENTGDLQFKKHRLGFEAQVSSVFDIAVEDFNGDGFPDLYLVGNNYEISTQLGRLDALHGALLLNNSEGAFKNSTNTPFLQGPARNIQKININGRPHLVVTFNGGEPAVLELNLSENEHKD